In a single window of the Nitrospira sp. MA-1 genome:
- a CDS encoding formylglycine-generating enzyme family protein translates to MKPFHQTIGGTMMASLLLITTPALSAGPENMVLVPKGEFVMGSENHQDEKPHNVVLDAYHIDTYEVSNKDYKEFMKNTGHAAPAYWDDPRLNKPEQPVVGVNWYDSSAFCEWKGKRLPTEAEWERAAKGPDGHAHYPWGHELDASKANYGQTVGQTTAVDSYPEGKSGFGAYNMAGNVFEWVSDWYDPGYFNVSPAMNPQGPSTGLNFANQGQVKVLKGGSWLAPASSLHTSHRFWNQPENNSYGVGLGFRCAQAASPAGLQNVQYDFMLSLISMGQEKWQEALTSIEKALKADPKNEEYLQTQTLIMDQINKDKK, encoded by the coding sequence ATGAAGCCGTTTCATCAGACCATCGGTGGCACCATGATGGCCTCACTACTCCTCATCACTACTCCTGCATTGAGCGCCGGTCCTGAAAATATGGTCCTCGTGCCTAAAGGTGAATTTGTGATGGGCAGTGAAAATCATCAGGATGAGAAACCTCACAACGTGGTCCTCGATGCCTACCACATCGACACGTATGAGGTGTCCAACAAAGATTACAAGGAATTTATGAAGAACACAGGACACGCAGCTCCGGCCTATTGGGATGATCCACGACTTAACAAACCCGAGCAACCGGTGGTGGGAGTCAATTGGTATGACAGCAGCGCCTTCTGCGAATGGAAAGGGAAACGATTGCCGACAGAAGCGGAATGGGAGCGAGCGGCGAAAGGGCCTGATGGACATGCCCATTACCCCTGGGGACATGAGCTTGATGCTTCCAAGGCCAACTATGGTCAAACCGTCGGGCAGACAACCGCTGTGGACTCCTATCCAGAAGGTAAGAGTGGATTCGGGGCTTATAACATGGCCGGCAACGTTTTTGAATGGGTGTCAGATTGGTATGATCCCGGTTATTTTAACGTCAGCCCTGCCATGAACCCCCAAGGTCCTTCCACAGGTCTCAATTTTGCGAATCAGGGTCAGGTCAAAGTGTTAAAAGGGGGCTCCTGGTTAGCACCGGCTAGCTCCCTTCATACCAGCCATCGATTCTGGAACCAACCTGAGAACAATTCTTATGGCGTTGGTTTAGGTTTCCGCTGTGCCCAGGCGGCCTCTCCAGCGGGGCTTCAGAACGTCCAATATGACTTCATGCTCTCTCTGATCAGCATGGGGCAGGAAAAATGGCAGGAAGCTCTCACATCCATTGAGAAGGCTCTCAAGGCCGATCCGAAAAATGAAGAATATCTGCAGACCCAAACATTGATCATGGATCAAATCAATAAAGACAAAAAGTAA